The Magnolia sinica isolate HGM2019 chromosome 10, MsV1, whole genome shotgun sequence genome includes a window with the following:
- the LOC131217054 gene encoding enhancer of rudimentary homolog, whose translation MANKHTIILMQTAQNRATRTFMDYESISQAMDGICGLYERKLKELNPAIRNITYDISDLYNFIDGLADLSALVYDHSIQAYLPYDRQWIKQRTFQHLKRLATH comes from the exons GCTAACAAGCACACCATTATTCTGATGCAGACAGCTCAAAACAGAGCAACTAGGACATTTATGGATTATGAGTCCATTAGTCAGGCTATGGATG GAATCTGTGGACTGTATGAGAGGAAGCTTAAGGAGCTTAACCCAGCCATCAGAAACATCACTTATGACATCTCAGATCTCTACAATTTCATTGATGGTCTTGCAGACCTGAGTGCTCTGGT ATATGATCACTCGATTCAGGCATATCTGCCATATGATAGGCAGTGGATCAAACAGCGGACGTTTCAGCACCTCAAGAGATTGGCCACACATTGA